In Rhinoraja longicauda isolate Sanriku21f chromosome 6, sRhiLon1.1, whole genome shotgun sequence, the following proteins share a genomic window:
- the tmed6 gene encoding transmembrane emp24 domain-containing protein 6 gives MSVQGCTFMYLCVVLLITGRCQQPESMGKSDIFHGANQYDFSIIVEGGKQECFWQYADQKGYFYFNHEVQWVMGLQNDRAVTASINAPSGHLIERSSGTSGQINFRTTESGFYQLCMSNFFSHFGSKQIFISFGVYYEDFAEKEETINVQLNDTVSAIQETAVKLQNYVFHMWKYYNFARMHKGADYFVALALSNYVFWWSFAQSAIIVLSAIVQLYFLSQLFAVKAITANEKPRC, from the exons ATGTCTGTACAAGGATGTACATTTATGTACCTATGTGTTGTTTTGCTTATAACTGGAAGATGTCAACAACCTGAATCTATGGGTAAATCTGACATATTTCATGGTGCTAATCAATATGATTTCTCTATCATTGTTGAAGGAGGTAAACAGGAATGCTTCTGGCAGTACGCAGATCAAAAAGGCTATTTTTACTTCAACCATGAG GTTCAATGGGTAATGGGATTACAGAACGACAGAGCTGTCACTGCCTCAATTAATGCACCCAGTGGACATTTGATAGAAAGATCCAGTGGAACAAGTGGCCAAATTAACTTCAGAACAACTGAATCAG GTTTTTATCAACTTTGCATGAGCAACTTCTTCTCACATTTTGGATCAAAACAGATCTTTATCAGTTTTGGAGTTTACTATGAAGATTTTGCTGAGAAAGAGGAAACAATAAATGTTCAACTGAATGATACAGTTTCAGCTATCCAG GAAACAGCTGTCAAATTGCAGAACTACGTCTTCCACATGTGGAAATACTATAATTTTGCAAGGATGCATAAAGGAGCTGATTACTTTGTCGCCCTGGCACTCAGTAACTATGTGTTCTGGTGGTCATTTGCCCAGAGTGCAATCATTGTCTTATCTGCTATTGTGCAGCTTTACTTTCTCAGCCAGTTGTTTGCTGTGAAAGCCATCACTGCAAATGAAAAGCCTAGGTGCTAG